GCAAATCCACCAAATATCGCTTTAAAATCAAAGGCATTTTCTAAAATCATCTTAACAACATCAGGAATTTCTTTGAAATTTAAAACGATAGCAATAAGTGCTAGCGAGATGTAGGCAAGTGCCATGAAAGGCACGATATATGAGCTTACTTTACCGATGATGTGACTTTTGCTAAAAAACATAACCGCCGCAAATGCTGTAAGGATAAGGCCGATGCCAACAGGTAGGCCACTTTGTGCAAAGCTAACGTTGCTACCAGCTTTGTCATAGTAAATTTCAAAAGCTGATGTCATGGTGTAGCTTTGAAGGCCGTTAAAGCCGTATGCGTAGGTGATGATGAGAATCACCGCAAAAAGCGAAGCCAACCACTTTATGCCAAGGCCATTTTTGATGTAATAAGCTGGACCACCTTTAAATCCAAAAACGTCTTTTGTCTTATAAATTTGTGCTAGCGTACTCTCTATAAAAGCTGAAGCTGATCCTAAAAATGCCATCAAGCACATCCAAAAAAGAGCACCAGGACCGCCCGCAACAATGGCAGCTGAAATTCCAGCGATATTGCCTATGCCAACGCGTGAAGCAGTCGAGATCATAAGTGCTTGAAATGGTGTTAAATGGTGCTTATTATACTTGTCCTTTTTTTCTACTAAGACTCTGCAAGCCTCAAAAAACATCCTAAACTGCACAAAACGAGTCAAATAACTAAAATAAATTCCCGTAGCCACAAGAATAATGACTAAAAAATATCCATATAAAAAGTCGTTGGCTACGTCCATTTTGCCGTTTAAAAAATTTAAGAAACTATCAAGCACCATCTACCCTTTCAAATTTATTTTGATTTGAATTTTACGCCCTTCATTGAATTTAAT
The genomic region above belongs to Campylobacter concisus and contains:
- a CDS encoding alanine/glycine:cation symporter family protein, producing MVLDSFLNFLNGKMDVANDFLYGYFLVIILVATGIYFSYLTRFVQFRMFFEACRVLVEKKDKYNKHHLTPFQALMISTASRVGIGNIAGISAAIVAGGPGALFWMCLMAFLGSASAFIESTLAQIYKTKDVFGFKGGPAYYIKNGLGIKWLASLFAVILIITYAYGFNGLQSYTMTSAFEIYYDKAGSNVSFAQSGLPVGIGLILTAFAAVMFFSKSHIIGKVSSYIVPFMALAYISLALIAIVLNFKEIPDVVKMILENAFDFKAIFGGFAGSVIVIGIKRGLFSNEAGMGSAPNAAAAAHTSHPVKQGLVQAMAVFIDMTICIASGMIVLFSQAYLTKQTGSSGEVLTALPLVQAAMKEYFGEFGVHFTTLAVVLFAITSLIGNYYYAQANMKFLTKNHKFTLLFKITAVVMIFIGAQMNLKLAWNIADITMAAMATINIIAIFLLSKVVIIAVKDYEAQRKAGINPEFDPESLGIKNTSCWNKN